One window of the Lepidochelys kempii isolate rLepKem1 chromosome 23, rLepKem1.hap2, whole genome shotgun sequence genome contains the following:
- the KDELR1 gene encoding ER lumen protein-retaining receptor 1 — protein sequence MNIFRFLGDISHLLAIIILLMKIWKTRSCAGISGKSQILFAVVFTTRYLDLITNFISFYNTSMKVVYIACSYATVWLIYSKFKATYDGNHDTFRVEFLVVPTAVLAFLVNHDFTPLEILWTFSIYLESVAILPQLFMVSKTGEAETITSHYLFALGIYRTLYLFNWIWRYQQEGFFDLIAIVAGLVQTILYCDFFYLYITKVLKGKKLSLPA from the exons atGAACATCTTCCGATTCCTGGGGGACATTTCCCACCTCCTGGCTATTATCATCCTGCTGATGAAGATCTGGAAGACGAGGTCCTGTGCGG ggatCTCTGGGAAGAGCCAGATTCTCTTCGCTGTTGTGTTCACCACCCGCTACCTGGACCTGATCACCAACTTCATCTCCTTCTACAACACCTCCATGAAG GTTGTGTACATCGCCTGCTCCTACGCCACGGTGTGGCTGATCTACAGCAAGTTCAAGGCCACATACGACGGGAATCACGACACCTTCCGGGTGGAGTTCCTTGTGGTGCCCACGGCTGTGCTGGCCTTCCTGGTGAACCATGACTTCACCCCGCTGGAG ATCCTCTGGACGTTCTCCATCTACCTGGAGTCGGTGGCCATCCTGCCGCAGCTGTTCATGGTGAGCAAGACGGGCGAGGCGGAGACCATCACCAGCCACTATCTCTTCGCCCTGGGCATCTACCGCACCCTCTACCTCTTCAACTGGATCTGGCGCTACCAGCAGGAGGGCTTTTTTGACCTGATCGCCATCGTGGCTGGGCTAGTGCAGACCATCCTCTACTGCGACTTCTTCTACCTCTACATCACAAAAG